In the genome of Hydractinia symbiolongicarpus strain clone_291-10 chromosome 5, HSymV2.1, whole genome shotgun sequence, one region contains:
- the LOC130645980 gene encoding DNA oxidative demethylase ALKBH2-like, whose product MGISLLNSIFVDVSIIAFAYPLMTSYDFVLLVFWDEVVVEVVEASICMANKRIIPTYFNEAAVTKKRKDSHGFNSIEELTANPDFKVRKILSFKLDIDYRIIFKIDVANKIYRQLEKEIKYSLDSKIRIFGNTFDISRKQVAFGDFGITYNFSGVKVPAQTWHPLVYDLKRIVEGICDCKFNFVLVNRYKDGNDYIGEHRDNEKDLDINFPIVSLSFGQKRDFTFKHHSSRGSKLKKDILNVKLALEHGSLLVMNPPTNTYWYHSLPKRSVRSCPNPRINLTFRKIKT is encoded by the exons ATGGGAATTTCCCTACTCAattctatttttgttgatgtcagcattattgcTTTTGCGTAtccgttgatgacgtcatatgatttcgttttacttgttttttgggATGAGGTGGTGGTGGAAGTGGTGGAAGCGAG CATTTGTATGGCAAACAAAAGGATCATTCCTACTTATTTTAATGAGGCTGCTGTgactaaaaaaagaaaggatTCCCACGGTTTTAACTCCATTGAAGAACTTACAGCTAATCCAGACTTCAAAGTGAGAAAAATTCTATCCTTCAAATTGGACATTGATTAtagaattattttcaaaattgatgTTGCTAATAAAATATATAGGCAGCTGGAAAAAGAAATTAAGTATTCACTGGACAGTAAAATAAGGATTTTTGGGAATACCTTTGATATTTCTAGAAAACAAGTAGCATTTGGTGACTTTGGCATCACTTATAACTTTTCCGGTGTAAAAGTACCTGCTCAAACATGGCATCCTTTGGTATATGATCTTAAAAGAATAGTGGAGGGTATTTGTGACtgcaaatttaattttgtcttGGTAAACAGATACAAGGATGGAAATGATTACATTGGTGAGCATCGagataatgaaaaagatttagaCATAAActttccaattgtctcactttctttTGGACAGAAAAGAGACTTTACTTTTAAACATCACTCATCACGAggatcaaagttaaaaaaagatattCTAAATGTGAAATTGGCACTAGAACATGGAAGTTTGCTAGTTATGAACCCTCCCACTAATACATATTGGTATCATAGCTTGCCTAAACGATCTGTTAGATCATGTCCTAACCCAAGGATAAACCTGACATTTAGAAAAATCAAGACTTAG
- the LOC130644948 gene encoding uncharacterized protein LOC130644948, whose protein sequence is MLTLVFIFISSSTPLLNMAFSSVREDVLKLFQDEDLQKLFEIFNIYSEKWINSNKNVFLLYAVLSCGEIGVNEDALKYLPASVSSKNCVALRSESSGNCLFSSISLCLVGDNSLTQQLRLLACIELFVNSEYYSSHPNLFVDKYPSLSPSNILAMSVSHAAVDTNFKAAELVKAEATFCLKNMNQWSGFLFVLSLSSIIRRNIMCYYPDCGPLKYKKIFNKKVFPRVPKVDETCFHILFCYEGHLISDLTFKHNHYVPLLFTSKELIYKPLFKKKCMSTNVSGFFQKKIDFKPVTKNKLILPKVSLPHQLPTSSQDPQAIIKGTNNTPSSNISNPSTSSVSNVFSNLLQNSTSHEPNFFPNNNKSVITSKIVDSLPQNFDVTDVLFDIDDIILIVMYICCKGWYYIILLVFLKN, encoded by the exons ATGCTCACGCTAGTCTTCATCTTCATATCTTCCTCAACACCATTGCTCAACATGGCGTTTAGTTCAGTGAGAGaagatgttttgaaattatttcaagacgaagatttgcagaaattgtttgaaatatttaatatttattctgAGAAAtggataaattcaaataaaaatgtgtttttacttTATGCTGTACTTTCTTGTGGAGAAATTGGTGTGAATGAAGATGCTTTGAAATATCTTCCTGCATCAGTTTCTtccaagaattgtgttgcattgag GTCCGAATCATCTGGAAATTGCTTGTTTAGCTCCATATCCTTATGTCTGGTAGGTGATAATAGTTTGACGCAACAGTTAAGGCTACTTGCTTGCATTGAACTTTTTGTCAATTCTGAGTATTATAGTTCTCACCCCAATTTATTTGTTGACAAATATCCATCTTTAAGTCCATCAAATATTTTAGCAATGTCAGTATCTCATGCCGCTGTTGATACTAATTTTAAGGCTgctgaacttgtcaaagctgaggctactttttgtttgaaaaacatGAACCAGTGGTCTggttttctctttgttttgtcATTGTCTTCTATAATTCGCAGAAATATTATGTGTTATTATCCTGATTGTGGTCCtctcaaatacaaaaaaatattcaataaaaAGGTTTTTCCACGTGTGCCAAAGGTTGATGAAACTTGCttccatattttgttttgttatgaagGTCATCTCATTTCAGATCTTACTTTTAAACATAATCACTATGTGCCACTTTTATTTACTTCTAAGGAATTAATTTATAAGCCTCTATTTAAGAAGAAATGTATGTCTACCAATGTTTCTGGAttctttcaaaagaaaattgattttaaacctGTCACCAAGAATAAGCTTATTTTACCAAAGGTATCTCTTCCTCACCAATTGCCTACATCAAGTCAGGATCCCCAAGCAATAATAAAAGGTACTAATAATACACCTTCAAGCAACATTTCAAATCCTTCTACTTCTTCTGTATCTAATGTTTTTAGTAATCTTTTACAAAATAGTACTAGCCATGAAcctaatttttttccaaacaataaTAAATCAGTCATAACATCAAAAATAGTTGATTCCCTtccacaaaattttgatgtaactGATGTTTTATTTGATATAGATgatattattttaattgttaTGTATATTTGTTGCAAAGGTTGGTATTATATTATACTATTggtattcttaaaaaattaa